A stretch of the Sorangium aterium genome encodes the following:
- a CDS encoding MG2 domain-containing protein encodes MRVRFDALRRRWSSPHLLAALALASAFAAGCSSDEAPPTTLGRPDQPRNGTLEIDEARLLGVIDGSDLRLQIPVRNLTAGATSGHLRVTLVDLDADKEQGTTDVDLEIAGGTATTAEARLPAPAVSAQPGLARYLVRVDDGSEEGLLVTRSLLRVIPPYDVQLEGPARVVRGRTASYRVRATDAFTHQPVPKVDVELAVGEGARPLRGTTDALGAAVFEVEPGALGAHPVSAQALGFGVNAALTASVTVEGPGPKLLLTTDKPLYKPGQTIHLRALALERGNNAPLVREPITFEVEDGKGNKIFKKPIVTDAYGVAATTFRIGSIVNTGEFKVRLVSGETTTEKVVTVGQYALPKFEVAVRTDRPWYTAGDTLTGTIDARYFFGKNVAGGGVTIEAASLDVGQTTFQRIVGELDAEGHYGFSLTLPRSLAGLPLEQGDAAVTLTVTVADTAGQEVTKAIPVKVAADAASIVLVPEARELVPGIPNTLLLFVTDPLGAPLPDTEAVITAPDGTQLTARTDAFGQAVVSFTPPVATADGAFEVRATVGERAVTRKFSFVTQTGGEHLLVRTDRAVYETGETVEVTIESSEEAGSVYVDWLNDGQAVDMRSLELDGGRAHFSMPVDAGLLGSNRVEAYLVDDDGNLVRSGRTVFARGDSALSVEVEADKPLYAPGETATLRLSVKDDAGNPKVAALGVQVVDQAVFALVDAQPGLLRTYFELEDEFAKPSYEIHGPAANLQDLLFNATASEDPEKAEAAQVKTQASLAALAGTSLTGLQARTWPAVLAKVPEELAPFYERQKGVMKPWLAEATAAAAQELKALGCDGTQFQCTGGAYVELLGSRVAERLRAFDVWGNAYRVASSWSGFTLQSSGPDEVAQSQDDATFAFAFSDLGVQVPTQDWAEGGVPGADGGWANGGVASASSGGTGAGGGSAGNPTEEPGGAGGPRVRREFPETLYVNPSVITSPDGTATLSIPLADSITEWRLSALANSTDGKLGGIQSGFKVFQDFFVDVSFPATLTRGDEVEFPIAVYNYLETPQTVDLSLEPGSWYTPLGATSTTVSLAAGEVRGVRFPVKVNTVGVNSLTVTARGSAGADAVARTVRVVPDGKPFAESESGMLAPGSAEHALSFPADAVPGSNQLYLEIYPAFLSQVVSGMDSMLQVPNGCFEQTTSTTWPNVLVTQYMKQTGQITPEIQMKAESLISAGYQRLLTFEHSGGGFSWFGEQDGHPYLSVTAFGVMEFADMIKVHTVDEAMLARTVNWLAGQQKADGTWEGDQTEFFSFHTGTLRNSAFVLWALASAGYTGPEIGTGLAYLGRSLKPATDDLYTLAIAANALAVADPSAALTDQVLDALDERKTAEGDAVYWDDGGTQTSFYESGNDAKVTTTALAAHALLSAGAHRPSADGGVKFLTQSKDPNGNFGSTQATIWSLRTLLLAASKGTEGATGTVTVAVDGAAAGTVSLREDQADVMTTVDLTHLATAGAHDVALSFSGEGKLSYNLVSRHNLPWAAVPNDGGGPLAVSVAYDKTQLYVDDIVTASLSVQNKTDSVQSMVLVTVGLPPGFQLLTADLQEYIAAGQLSKFEITGKQLILYVKEIPAGRAVAFAYRLQATMPVRAEDGGAEVHPYYQPEQQSYSGAQLLEVAGSEGLTGRGR; translated from the coding sequence ATGCGCGTACGCTTCGATGCTCTCCGCCGACGCTGGAGCTCTCCCCACCTGCTCGCCGCGCTGGCGCTGGCGAGCGCGTTCGCGGCGGGGTGCTCCTCCGATGAGGCCCCGCCAACGACGCTCGGTCGCCCCGATCAACCCCGGAACGGCACGCTCGAGATCGACGAAGCGAGGCTGCTGGGCGTGATCGACGGGAGCGATCTGCGCCTCCAGATCCCGGTGCGCAACCTGACCGCCGGCGCGACGAGCGGCCACCTGCGCGTCACGCTCGTCGATCTCGACGCGGACAAGGAACAAGGCACGACCGATGTCGACCTGGAGATCGCGGGCGGGACGGCGACGACCGCGGAGGCGCGCCTTCCGGCGCCGGCCGTGAGCGCGCAGCCGGGCCTCGCGCGGTACCTCGTCCGCGTCGACGACGGGTCGGAGGAGGGGCTGCTCGTCACGCGCAGCCTCCTCCGCGTCATCCCGCCCTACGACGTGCAGCTCGAGGGGCCGGCGCGCGTGGTGCGCGGCCGCACCGCGAGCTACCGCGTGCGCGCGACCGACGCCTTCACCCACCAGCCGGTGCCCAAGGTGGATGTCGAGCTCGCGGTGGGCGAGGGGGCGCGGCCGCTCCGCGGGACGACGGACGCGCTCGGCGCCGCGGTGTTCGAGGTGGAGCCCGGCGCGCTCGGGGCGCACCCCGTCTCCGCGCAGGCGCTCGGCTTCGGCGTCAACGCGGCCCTCACCGCGAGCGTCACCGTCGAGGGCCCCGGCCCGAAGCTGCTCCTCACCACCGACAAGCCGCTCTACAAGCCCGGCCAGACGATCCACCTGCGCGCGCTCGCGCTCGAGCGGGGGAACAACGCGCCGCTCGTCCGCGAGCCGATCACGTTCGAGGTGGAGGACGGCAAGGGCAACAAGATCTTCAAGAAGCCCATCGTGACCGACGCTTATGGCGTCGCCGCGACGACGTTCCGGATCGGCTCCATCGTGAACACCGGCGAGTTCAAGGTGCGCCTCGTGAGCGGGGAGACCACGACGGAGAAGGTCGTGACCGTGGGGCAGTACGCGCTGCCCAAGTTCGAGGTCGCCGTGAGGACCGACAGGCCGTGGTACACGGCGGGCGACACGCTGACAGGCACCATCGACGCGCGCTATTTTTTCGGCAAGAACGTCGCCGGCGGCGGCGTGACCATCGAGGCGGCGTCGCTGGACGTAGGTCAGACGACGTTCCAGCGCATCGTGGGCGAGCTCGACGCCGAGGGCCATTACGGGTTCAGCCTGACGCTTCCGCGGAGCCTCGCGGGCCTGCCGCTGGAGCAGGGCGACGCGGCCGTGACGCTCACCGTCACCGTCGCGGACACGGCGGGGCAGGAGGTCACGAAGGCGATCCCGGTCAAGGTCGCCGCCGACGCGGCCTCGATCGTGCTCGTGCCCGAGGCGCGCGAGCTCGTCCCGGGGATCCCCAACACCCTTCTTCTCTTCGTCACCGACCCGCTCGGGGCGCCGCTCCCCGACACGGAGGCGGTCATCACGGCGCCGGACGGCACGCAGCTCACCGCGCGCACCGACGCCTTCGGCCAGGCCGTGGTGAGCTTCACCCCGCCGGTCGCGACGGCGGACGGCGCGTTCGAGGTGCGGGCGACGGTGGGGGAGCGGGCGGTCACGCGGAAGTTCTCGTTCGTCACACAGACGGGCGGCGAGCACCTCCTCGTGCGCACCGACCGGGCCGTCTACGAGACCGGCGAGACGGTCGAGGTCACCATCGAGTCCAGCGAGGAGGCCGGCAGCGTCTACGTCGACTGGCTCAACGACGGCCAGGCCGTCGACATGCGCTCTCTCGAGCTCGATGGCGGGCGCGCCCATTTCAGCATGCCTGTCGACGCCGGCCTGCTCGGCAGCAACCGGGTCGAGGCCTACCTGGTCGACGACGACGGCAATCTGGTCCGCTCCGGCCGCACCGTGTTCGCGCGCGGCGACTCCGCGCTGAGCGTCGAGGTCGAGGCCGACAAGCCCCTGTATGCGCCGGGGGAGACGGCGACGCTGCGGCTGTCGGTCAAGGACGACGCGGGGAACCCGAAGGTCGCCGCGCTCGGCGTCCAGGTGGTCGATCAGGCGGTCTTCGCGCTCGTCGACGCCCAGCCCGGGCTGCTCCGCACCTACTTCGAGCTGGAGGACGAGTTCGCGAAGCCGAGCTACGAGATCCACGGCCCGGCCGCGAACCTCCAGGACCTGTTGTTCAACGCGACCGCGAGCGAGGACCCCGAGAAGGCCGAGGCCGCGCAGGTGAAGACCCAGGCCTCGCTCGCCGCGCTCGCCGGCACGTCGCTCACCGGCCTGCAGGCGCGCACGTGGCCCGCCGTGCTGGCGAAGGTGCCGGAGGAGCTCGCGCCGTTCTACGAGCGCCAGAAGGGCGTGATGAAGCCCTGGCTCGCGGAGGCCACCGCGGCCGCCGCGCAGGAGCTGAAGGCGCTCGGCTGCGACGGCACCCAGTTCCAGTGCACCGGGGGCGCGTACGTCGAGCTGCTGGGGAGCCGGGTCGCCGAGCGCCTGCGCGCCTTCGACGTGTGGGGCAACGCGTACCGGGTGGCCTCCAGCTGGAGCGGGTTCACGCTGCAATCGTCGGGGCCCGACGAGGTGGCGCAGAGCCAGGACGACGCGACGTTCGCGTTCGCGTTCAGCGATCTCGGGGTCCAGGTGCCCACGCAGGACTGGGCAGAAGGGGGCGTCCCCGGCGCGGACGGCGGCTGGGCCAATGGTGGCGTCGCGAGCGCGAGCAGCGGGGGGACCGGAGCGGGCGGCGGCTCGGCCGGGAATCCCACCGAGGAGCCCGGCGGCGCCGGCGGGCCGCGCGTCCGGCGCGAGTTCCCGGAGACCCTCTACGTCAACCCGAGCGTGATCACGAGCCCCGACGGCACGGCCACCCTGAGCATCCCGCTCGCGGACAGCATCACCGAGTGGCGGCTCTCGGCGCTGGCGAACTCGACCGACGGCAAGCTCGGCGGCATCCAGAGCGGCTTCAAGGTGTTCCAGGACTTCTTCGTCGACGTGAGCTTCCCGGCCACGCTCACGCGCGGCGATGAGGTCGAGTTCCCGATCGCCGTCTACAACTACCTGGAGACGCCGCAGACGGTCGATCTCAGCCTCGAGCCGGGGAGCTGGTATACGCCGCTCGGCGCGACGTCGACGACGGTGTCCCTCGCGGCGGGCGAGGTGCGCGGCGTCCGGTTCCCGGTGAAGGTGAACACGGTGGGCGTCAACTCGCTCACGGTCACCGCGCGGGGCAGCGCGGGCGCCGACGCCGTGGCCCGCACCGTGCGCGTGGTCCCGGACGGGAAGCCCTTCGCAGAGAGCGAGTCTGGCATGCTCGCGCCGGGCAGCGCCGAACACGCGCTGTCGTTCCCTGCGGACGCGGTTCCCGGCTCGAATCAGCTCTATCTCGAGATCTACCCCGCGTTCCTGTCGCAGGTCGTGAGCGGCATGGACAGCATGCTCCAGGTCCCGAACGGCTGCTTCGAGCAGACCACCTCGACGACCTGGCCCAACGTGCTCGTCACGCAGTACATGAAGCAGACAGGCCAGATCACCCCGGAGATCCAGATGAAGGCCGAGTCGCTGATCTCGGCCGGGTACCAGCGATTGCTCACGTTCGAGCACTCCGGCGGCGGCTTCTCGTGGTTCGGCGAGCAGGACGGGCATCCGTACCTGTCGGTCACCGCGTTCGGCGTCATGGAGTTCGCCGACATGATCAAGGTCCACACCGTGGACGAGGCGATGCTCGCCCGGACCGTCAACTGGCTCGCCGGGCAGCAGAAGGCGGACGGCACGTGGGAAGGCGACCAGACCGAGTTCTTCAGCTTCCACACGGGCACGCTCCGCAACAGCGCCTTCGTGCTCTGGGCGCTCGCGAGCGCGGGGTACACGGGGCCCGAGATCGGGACGGGGCTCGCCTACCTGGGCCGCTCGCTGAAGCCGGCGACCGACGACCTGTACACGCTGGCGATCGCGGCCAACGCGCTCGCCGTGGCCGACCCCTCCGCGGCGCTGACGGACCAGGTGCTCGACGCCTTGGATGAGCGCAAGACCGCGGAAGGAGACGCGGTTTACTGGGATGACGGCGGCACGCAGACCTCGTTCTACGAGTCCGGGAACGACGCCAAGGTCACGACCACCGCGCTCGCGGCCCACGCGCTGCTCTCCGCGGGCGCCCACCGGCCGAGCGCCGACGGCGGCGTGAAGTTCCTGACCCAGTCGAAGGACCCGAACGGCAACTTCGGCTCCACCCAGGCGACGATCTGGAGCCTGCGCACCCTGCTCCTCGCCGCGAGCAAGGGGACGGAGGGCGCTACGGGGACGGTGACCGTCGCGGTCGACGGCGCGGCGGCGGGCACGGTCTCCCTTCGCGAGGACCAGGCCGACGTCATGACGACGGTCGACCTCACGCACCTCGCGACCGCGGGCGCGCACGACGTCGCGCTCTCGTTCTCTGGGGAGGGGAAGCTCAGCTACAACCTGGTGAGCCGCCACAACCTGCCGTGGGCCGCGGTCCCGAACGACGGGGGAGGCCCGCTCGCGGTCAGCGTGGCGTACGACAAGACCCAGCTGTACGTGGACGACATCGTGACGGCGTCGCTGAGCGTCCAGAACAAGACGGACTCGGTGCAGAGCATGGTCCTCGTGACCGTCGGGCTGCCGCCCGGCTTCCAGCTCCTGACCGCGGATCTCCAGGAGTACATCGCCGCGGGCCAGCTCTCGAAGTTCGAGATCACGGGCAAGCAGCTGATCCTCTATGTGAAGGAGATCCCTGCGGGCCGCGCGGTCGCCTTCGCTTACCGGTTGCAGGCGACCATGCCTGTCAGGGCGGAGGACGGCGGCGCCGAGGTCCACCCGTACTACCAGCCGGAACAGCAGAGCTACTCCGGAGCGCAGCTCCTCGAGGTGGCGGGGAGTGAAGGGCTGACCGGGCGAGGGCGCTGA
- a CDS encoding bifunctional methylenetetrahydrofolate dehydrogenase/methenyltetrahydrofolate cyclohydrolase — MDPHHIPPSPGARTASVLDPTAVAETFRSGIRAELAALPEPLVLVGVLAADHGPSYTYAEYTRKACEDVGVRFEIRHATRLDAEEAIRAANEDARVHGMMVYYPIFGTEQDVYLRDSVDPAKDIEGLHTFWARCLYQNQRFLDEAKTRKAILPCTPLAILKLVEAAGFFGEGERPLEGRRVCIFNRSEVVGRPLASMMAHDGAHVTSFDIDGPLLFVPSASGDSHEVRETTVDRATALRQADVVVTGVPSRSFPVVQGAEIREGALCINFSTFKNFSDDIQSKASVFVPRVGPMTVTMAIRNSLRLYKNTHPGG; from the coding sequence ATGGACCCTCACCACATTCCGCCGAGCCCGGGCGCTCGCACGGCCAGCGTCCTCGATCCGACCGCGGTGGCGGAGACGTTCCGCAGCGGGATCCGGGCGGAGCTCGCGGCGCTGCCCGAGCCGCTGGTCCTGGTCGGTGTGCTCGCGGCGGATCACGGGCCGTCGTACACGTACGCGGAGTACACGCGCAAGGCGTGCGAGGACGTGGGGGTCCGCTTCGAGATCCGCCACGCGACGCGGCTCGACGCCGAGGAGGCCATCCGCGCGGCGAACGAGGACGCGCGCGTGCACGGGATGATGGTGTATTACCCGATCTTCGGCACGGAGCAGGACGTGTACTTGCGGGACAGCGTCGATCCCGCGAAGGACATCGAGGGGCTCCACACGTTCTGGGCACGTTGCCTGTACCAGAACCAGCGCTTCCTGGACGAGGCGAAGACCAGGAAGGCGATCCTGCCGTGCACGCCGCTGGCGATCCTCAAGCTGGTCGAGGCGGCCGGCTTCTTCGGCGAGGGGGAGCGGCCGCTCGAGGGCCGGCGCGTGTGCATCTTCAACCGGAGCGAGGTCGTCGGGAGGCCGCTCGCGAGCATGATGGCGCACGACGGAGCCCACGTGACGTCGTTCGACATCGACGGTCCGTTGCTCTTCGTGCCCAGCGCCTCGGGCGACTCGCACGAGGTGCGCGAGACGACGGTGGACCGGGCGACCGCGCTGCGGCAGGCGGACGTCGTTGTGACCGGCGTGCCCTCACGGAGCTTCCCGGTCGTGCAAGGCGCCGAGATCCGCGAGGGCGCCCTCTGCATCAACTTCTCCACCTTCAAGAACTTCAGCGACGATATCCAGAGCAAGGCGAGCGTGTTCGTGCCCCGCGTCGGCCCCATGACGGTGACGATGGCGATCCGAAACAGCCTGCGGCTCTACAAGAACACCCACCCGGGCGGGTGA
- a CDS encoding serine/threonine-protein kinase — protein sequence MNSLAEGSVVAGRYRLERTLARGGMGAIWVARHLQLDATVAVKLMAPEYAASSTARARFEREARAAAQLKIPNVVHVHDYGVEGDTPFLVMELLDGEDLETRLSREGRLSMAATLGIVTQVCKALRRAHEMGIVHRDLKPANLFLSRQDEDELVKVLDFGIAKAHGTLLAGNETKTGTLVGSPYYMSPEQVRRSKTLDWRSDLWSVGVIAYRCLTGGLPFPGEEIGEVFVAICTEDAPLASSVVPELGPDVDGFFSRALARDPAHRFQGASELAEAFGAAASAARSETRRLQPSVPAEGPSPLLAVRGGTMAASPDAIGVRPDAIGARPDAIGARPDATGARPDAASPGMMGPSPGTMGAASSASVPTLPNQAGPPLHGSPRGGASEGVAPAFQGAVSTLTSAGNTLAPTKADSRRAWISLALGASALALGLVIYAVLRAPAPGGEPTSPPDPAASPASASALPAAAPSTASPEPAPPPSHSAPAAPGAPSASEAPTSAPAPLAPSSSARKRAPLPQRPRIPRDDPTDHM from the coding sequence ATGAATTCGCTCGCAGAAGGCAGCGTCGTCGCCGGTAGATACCGCCTCGAGCGCACGCTCGCGCGGGGCGGGATGGGGGCCATCTGGGTGGCCCGGCACCTCCAGCTCGACGCCACGGTCGCGGTCAAGCTCATGGCGCCCGAGTACGCTGCCTCGTCCACCGCGCGGGCGCGCTTCGAGCGCGAGGCGAGGGCCGCGGCGCAGCTCAAGATACCGAACGTCGTCCACGTGCACGATTATGGGGTCGAGGGCGACACGCCTTTCCTCGTGATGGAGCTCCTCGACGGCGAGGATCTCGAGACGCGGCTCTCGCGGGAGGGGCGCCTCTCCATGGCGGCCACGCTCGGCATCGTCACGCAGGTGTGCAAGGCCCTGCGTCGCGCGCACGAGATGGGGATCGTCCACCGCGACCTCAAGCCGGCGAACCTCTTTCTCTCGCGGCAGGACGAGGACGAACTCGTGAAGGTCCTCGACTTCGGGATCGCCAAGGCCCACGGCACGCTGCTGGCCGGCAACGAGACGAAGACAGGCACGCTCGTCGGCTCGCCCTACTACATGAGCCCCGAGCAGGTGCGCCGCAGCAAGACCCTCGACTGGCGCAGCGATCTCTGGTCCGTCGGCGTGATCGCCTATCGCTGCCTCACTGGCGGTCTTCCGTTCCCGGGCGAGGAGATCGGCGAGGTGTTCGTGGCGATCTGCACGGAGGACGCCCCCCTCGCATCCAGCGTCGTGCCGGAGCTCGGGCCCGATGTGGATGGGTTCTTTTCGCGGGCGCTCGCGCGCGACCCGGCGCATCGGTTTCAGGGCGCGAGCGAGCTCGCCGAGGCGTTCGGCGCGGCGGCCTCCGCGGCGCGATCGGAGACCCGACGTCTCCAGCCGTCGGTTCCTGCGGAGGGCCCGTCTCCGCTGCTCGCCGTCCGTGGCGGCACGATGGCCGCGAGCCCAGATGCGATAGGGGTGCGTCCAGATGCGATAGGGGCGCGTCCAGATGCGATAGGGGCGCGTCCAGATGCGACAGGGGCGCGTCCAGATGCGGCGAGCCCTGGAATGATGGGACCGAGCCCCGGCACGATGGGCGCCGCCTCCAGCGCGTCCGTGCCCACGCTGCCGAACCAAGCAGGCCCCCCCCTCCACGGCTCTCCACGCGGCGGCGCCTCGGAGGGCGTTGCGCCGGCGTTCCAGGGGGCCGTCAGCACGTTGACGTCGGCTGGAAATACCCTCGCCCCGACGAAAGCCGACAGCCGCCGCGCCTGGATCTCGCTGGCCCTGGGCGCGAGCGCGCTCGCCCTCGGGCTCGTCATCTACGCGGTCCTTCGCGCCCCCGCGCCGGGCGGCGAACCGACGTCGCCGCCCGACCCGGCCGCCTCGCCTGCCTCCGCGTCCGCGCTGCCCGCCGCTGCGCCGTCGACCGCGTCACCGGAGCCTGCGCCGCCGCCCTCCCACAGCGCGCCGGCCGCCCCGGGCGCGCCTTCGGCCTCCGAGGCGCCGACCAGCGCGCCCGCGCCGCTGGCGCCGTCATCGTCCGCCAGAAAACGGGCGCCGCTGCCCCAGAGGCCCCGGATCCCTCGGGACGATCCCACCGATCACATGTGA
- a CDS encoding hydantoinase B/oxoprolinase family protein: MTSTSHKWQFWIDRGGTFTDVVARRPDGSLTTAKLLSENPEQYADAAVEGIRRLLGLAPGQVISPADVECVKMGTTVATNALLERKGDRTVLVTTRGFRDALRIGYQNRPRLFDRHIALHDLLYERVIEARERVGARGEVIEPLDGEALRGPLSEAFEAGIRACAIVFLHGYRFAAHERRAADIAREVGFTQVSASHEVSPLMKLVSRGDTTVVDAYLSPILRRYVEQVASQMPGVPLYFMQSSGGLTLAGRFQGKDAILSGPAGGIVGMVRTALAGGHEKVIGFDMGGTSTDVSHYAGELERAFETQVAGVRMRAPMMSIHTVAAGGGSLLGFDGARLRVGPESAGANPGPACYRRGGRLAVTDANVMLGKIQPEFFPHVFGPGADAPLDREVVEQRFRAMAADVQRDTSRPITPEQLAEGFLQIAVANMANAVKKISVARGHDVTQYTLQCFGGAGGQHACAVADALGVRRVFVHPLAGVLSAYGMGLSDQSAIREAAVERRLDEAGLSAAREALARIGRDAEAELVGQGFSPERVRLVRRVHVRYEGTDTALIVPDGSAEAIRAAFDAAYRRRFAFLMPDKALVLESVSVEAIGPGEAAEERPAEARPHRPEADARARMYAEGAFHDAALYRRERLGRGAVIDGPAIVAEANATTVVEPGWRAEITALGHMVLTRVAPRPERRAVGTEVDPVMLEVFNNLFMNIAEQMGLRLQNTAHSVNIKERLDFSCALFDAEGSLIANAPHMPVHLGSMGESIKTVIARNPGMKPGDVVALNDPYRGGTHLPDVTVVTPVWDEAGERVLFYVASRGHHADIGGVTPGSMPPFSRTIEEEGVLLDNVKLVEAGRLREAEILALLGGGPYPARNPQQNVADLRAQIAANEKGAQELAAMVAQFGLPTVQAYMKHVQDNAEESVRLAIARLDPALLHDGRFSLPLDNGATIEVALRIDRERRAAVVDFTGTSGQMENNFNAPRAVTMAAVLYVFRTLVDDDIPLNAGCLKPIEVVIPEGSMLSPRPPAAVVAGNVEVSTCVTNALYGALGVLASSQPTMNNFTFGNERLQYYETISGGSGAGIEIGGSGGGGTRADRGFAGTSVVQTHMTNSRLTDPEVLEHRFPVRLDRYEIREGSGGAGRFPGGNGGTRAVRFLEPMTASILSNGRSTAAFGLAGGRAGAPGRNLVVRADGSVEVLGHIGSVEMGSGDVFVIETPGGGGYGTPEAG; encoded by the coding sequence ATGACCTCGACCTCGCACAAGTGGCAGTTCTGGATCGATCGCGGAGGCACGTTCACGGACGTCGTGGCCCGGCGGCCGGACGGCTCGCTCACCACGGCCAAGCTCCTGTCGGAGAACCCCGAGCAGTACGCCGACGCGGCGGTCGAGGGGATCCGCCGCCTGCTCGGCCTCGCGCCCGGTCAGGTCATCTCTCCCGCCGACGTCGAGTGCGTGAAGATGGGCACCACGGTCGCCACGAACGCGCTGCTCGAGCGCAAAGGGGACCGCACTGTGCTGGTCACGACGCGCGGCTTCCGCGACGCGCTGCGCATCGGGTACCAGAACCGCCCTCGCCTGTTCGATCGTCACATCGCGCTGCACGACCTGCTGTACGAGCGCGTGATCGAGGCCCGCGAGCGCGTCGGCGCGCGCGGCGAGGTGATCGAGCCGCTCGACGGCGAGGCGCTGCGCGGCCCGCTCTCGGAGGCGTTCGAGGCCGGCATCCGCGCCTGCGCGATCGTCTTCCTGCACGGCTACAGGTTCGCCGCGCACGAGCGGCGGGCGGCCGATATCGCGCGCGAGGTCGGCTTCACCCAGGTCTCCGCGTCGCACGAGGTGAGCCCGCTGATGAAGCTCGTCTCGCGCGGCGACACAACGGTGGTCGACGCGTACCTGTCGCCCATCCTGCGGCGCTACGTCGAGCAGGTGGCCAGCCAGATGCCCGGCGTGCCGCTCTACTTCATGCAGTCGAGCGGCGGTCTGACGCTGGCCGGCCGCTTCCAGGGCAAGGACGCGATCCTGAGCGGCCCGGCGGGCGGCATCGTCGGCATGGTGCGCACCGCGCTCGCTGGCGGGCACGAGAAGGTGATCGGCTTCGACATGGGCGGCACCTCGACCGACGTGTCGCACTACGCCGGTGAGCTCGAGCGCGCCTTCGAGACGCAGGTGGCCGGCGTCCGGATGCGCGCGCCGATGATGAGCATCCACACCGTGGCCGCGGGGGGTGGCTCGCTGCTCGGCTTCGACGGCGCGCGGCTGCGCGTGGGGCCGGAGTCGGCCGGCGCGAACCCGGGGCCGGCGTGCTACCGCCGCGGCGGGCGGCTGGCCGTCACCGACGCGAACGTGATGCTCGGCAAGATCCAGCCGGAGTTCTTCCCGCACGTGTTTGGCCCGGGCGCCGACGCGCCGCTCGACCGCGAGGTCGTCGAGCAGCGCTTCCGGGCCATGGCGGCCGACGTGCAGCGCGACACGTCGCGCCCGATCACGCCGGAGCAGCTGGCCGAAGGCTTCCTGCAGATCGCGGTCGCGAACATGGCCAACGCGGTGAAGAAGATCTCGGTGGCGCGCGGGCACGACGTCACCCAGTACACCCTGCAGTGCTTCGGCGGCGCCGGCGGCCAGCACGCGTGCGCGGTGGCCGACGCGCTCGGCGTGCGCCGCGTCTTCGTCCACCCGCTCGCGGGGGTCCTGTCCGCCTACGGCATGGGCCTCTCGGACCAGAGCGCGATCCGCGAGGCGGCCGTGGAGCGGCGCCTCGACGAGGCGGGGCTCTCCGCGGCGCGCGAGGCGCTCGCGCGCATCGGCCGCGACGCGGAGGCCGAGCTCGTGGGGCAAGGGTTCTCGCCGGAGCGGGTGCGGCTCGTCCGGCGCGTCCACGTGCGCTACGAGGGCACCGACACCGCGCTCATCGTGCCCGATGGCAGCGCGGAGGCGATCCGCGCCGCCTTCGACGCGGCCTACCGCAGGCGATTCGCCTTCCTGATGCCGGACAAGGCGCTCGTCCTGGAGAGCGTCTCCGTCGAGGCGATCGGGCCGGGCGAGGCCGCCGAGGAGCGGCCCGCGGAGGCGCGCCCGCACCGCCCCGAGGCCGACGCGCGGGCGCGGATGTACGCCGAGGGGGCGTTCCACGACGCGGCGCTGTACCGGCGCGAGCGGCTCGGGCGCGGCGCGGTGATCGACGGGCCGGCCATCGTCGCCGAGGCCAACGCGACGACCGTCGTCGAGCCGGGCTGGCGGGCCGAGATCACCGCGCTCGGCCACATGGTGCTCACCCGGGTGGCGCCGCGTCCCGAGCGGCGCGCGGTGGGCACCGAGGTCGACCCGGTGATGCTCGAGGTGTTCAACAACCTGTTCATGAACATCGCCGAGCAGATGGGCCTGCGGCTCCAGAACACCGCCCACTCGGTCAACATCAAGGAGCGGCTCGACTTCTCGTGCGCGCTGTTCGACGCGGAGGGCAGCCTGATCGCGAACGCGCCGCACATGCCGGTGCACCTCGGCTCGATGGGCGAGTCGATCAAGACCGTGATCGCGCGGAACCCAGGGATGAAGCCGGGGGACGTGGTCGCGCTCAACGATCCGTACCGCGGCGGCACCCACCTGCCGGACGTGACGGTGGTGACGCCGGTGTGGGACGAGGCGGGCGAGCGCGTGCTGTTCTACGTGGCGTCGCGCGGCCATCACGCGGACATCGGGGGCGTCACGCCGGGCTCGATGCCGCCGTTCTCCAGGACGATCGAGGAGGAGGGCGTCCTCCTCGACAACGTGAAGCTGGTCGAGGCCGGGCGGCTCCGCGAGGCGGAGATCCTGGCGCTGCTCGGCGGAGGGCCGTACCCGGCGCGCAACCCGCAGCAGAACGTGGCCGATCTGCGCGCGCAGATCGCGGCGAACGAGAAGGGCGCGCAGGAGCTCGCCGCGATGGTGGCGCAGTTCGGCCTCCCGACGGTGCAGGCGTACATGAAGCACGTGCAGGACAACGCCGAGGAGAGCGTGCGCCTCGCGATCGCGCGGCTCGACCCGGCGCTCCTCCACGACGGGCGCTTCTCGCTGCCGCTCGACAACGGCGCGACGATCGAGGTGGCCCTCCGGATCGATCGGGAGCGCCGCGCGGCGGTCGTGGACTTCACCGGCACGTCCGGGCAGATGGAGAACAACTTCAACGCGCCCCGCGCGGTGACGATGGCCGCGGTGCTCTACGTCTTCCGCACGCTCGTCGACGACGACATCCCGCTCAACGCGGGGTGCCTGAAGCCGATCGAGGTCGTCATCCCCGAGGGCTCGATGCTGAGCCCGCGCCCGCCGGCCGCGGTGGTGGCCGGCAACGTCGAGGTGTCGACCTGCGTCACGAACGCGCTGTACGGGGCCCTCGGCGTGCTCGCGAGCAGCCAGCCGACGATGAACAACTTCACGTTCGGCAACGAGCGGCTCCAGTACTACGAGACGATCTCGGGCGGCTCGGGGGCGGGCATCGAGATCGGCGGGAGCGGCGGCGGCGGCACGCGCGCCGATCGCGGCTTCGCGGGGACGAGCGTCGTGCAGACGCACATGACGAACTCGCGCCTGACGGATCCGGAGGTGCTGGAGCACCGATTCCCGGTGCGGCTGGATCGCTACGAGATCCGCGAGGGCTCCGGCGGGGCCGGGCGCTTTCCGGGCGGGAACGGCGGCACGCGCGCCGTGCGCTTCCTGGAGCCGATGACGGCGTCGATCCTGTCGAACGGGCGCTCGACGGCCGCGTTCGGCCTGGCGGGCGGGCGGGCGGGCGCGCCCGGGCGCAACCTGGTGGTGCGCGCGGACGGCTCGGTCGAGGTGCTGGGGCACATCGGATCGGTCGAGATGGGGAGCGGCGATGTGTTCGTGATCGAGACGCCGGGGGGCGGCGGGTACGGGACGCCGGAGGCCGGCTGA